The Hypomesus transpacificus isolate Combined female chromosome 2, fHypTra1, whole genome shotgun sequence genome window below encodes:
- the sh3bp5b gene encoding SH3 domain-binding protein 5b, translated as MDISDKEPRSDEEIEYEEEEVDPRIQGELEKLNQSTDDINRCETELEDARQKFRSVLVEATVKLDELVKKIGKAVEESKPYWEARKVARQTQLEAQRATQDFQRATEVLRAAKETIALAEQRLLEEDNRQFDSAWQEMLNHATQRVMDAEHTKTRSELVHKETAAKYTAAMGRMKQLEKKLKRTISKSKPYFELKAKYYLQLEHLKKNVDDLQAKLSQAKCEYKTALKNLEMISDEIHQRRRSSAMGPRGRGVGAEGAEGDGVSGDDGVAGDDITNFKMESDGISMTSESFEDETCSSAMSEEDSETRSTCSLGSSPSTPQDLLSPCPFASSSSSSPASSPSPLSSSSSSPAPSSRPCSLDLTSPVSLSDFGLISPVLGPRSECSGASSPECDMERGDRAEGAEGELDNFLNNNHSSNASNSRTRKATSLEGRFSFLNLRRPRTDSAKNVERDRQSCLPTSNPTQTGV; from the exons GATGCAAGACAGAAGTTCCGCTCGGTGCTGGTGGAAGCGACGGTGAAGCTGGATGAACTGGTCAAGAAGATCGGCAAGGCGGTGGAGGAGTCCAAACCCTACTGGGAGGCCAGGAAGGTGGCCAGACAG ACTCAGCTGGAGGCCCAGAGGGCCACCCAGGACTTCCAGAGGGCCACGGAGGTGTTGCGGGCAGCCAAGGAGACCATCGCCCTGGCAGAGCAGAGGCTGTTGGAGGAAGACAACAGGCAGTTTGACTCGGCCTGGCAGGAGATGCTCAACCACGCCACCCAGAGG GTGATGGACGCGGAGCACACCAAGACGAGGAGTGAGCTGGTGCACAAGGAGACGGCGGCCAAGTACACGGCGGCCATGGGCCGCATGAAACAGCTGGAGAAGAAACTCAAACGCACCATCAGCAAGTCCAA gCCCTACTTTGAATTGAAGGCAAAGTACTACCTGCAACTTGAG CACCTGAAGAAGAACGTGGATGACCTGCAGGCCAAGCTGTCGCAGGCCAAGTGTGAATACAAGACTGCCCTGAAGAACCTGGAGATGATCTCCGATGAGATCCACCAGCGCCGACGCAGCTCCGCCATGGGGCCGCGGGGCCGCGGCGTGGGCGCCGAGGGTGCCGAGGGCGACGGCGTCTCCGGGGACGACGGCGTCGCCGGGGACGACATCACAAACTTCAAGATGGAGTCGGATGGTATCTCCA tGACATCAGAGTCCTTCGAGGATGAGACGTGTAGCAGCGCCATGTCAGAAGAAGACTCCGAGACCCGGTCCACCTGCAGCTtaggctcctcccccagcaccccccaggACCTGCTCTCGCCCTGCCCCTtcgccagctcctcctcctcctcgcccgcctcctcccccagccccttgtcctcctcgtcctcctcccctgctccctcctcgcgcccctgcagcctggacctgaccAGCCCCGTGTCGCTCTCTGACTTCGGCCTCATCTCGCCAGTGCTGGGACCTCGTAGCGAGTGCAGTGGGGCGTCTTCCCCCGAGTGTGACATggaaagag GTGATAGAGCCGAAGGGGCGGAGGGAGAGCTCGACAACTTTCTCAACAACAACCACTCCAGCAACGCCTCGAACAGCCGAACCAGGAAGGCCACCAGCCTGGAAGGCCGTTTCAGTTTCCTCAACCTCCGACGCCCTCGCACCGACAGCGCCAAGAACGTTGAACGCGACCGCCAAAGCTGCTTGCCCACCTCCAACCCCACCCAGACTGGAGTCTAA